A genome region from Thalassotalea euphylliae includes the following:
- a CDS encoding AraC family transcriptional regulator has product MSNHQHRFIEVVRYIEANLDTDINIDKLCHLVHLSKFHFHRQCSAYFGMSVISLARLLRLKRAAYQLAYRDEKNVLDVALANGYESHEAFSRAFKKHFDMRPSQFRKTPNWDLWQTQYEPILTLRNKIVKKQQAFQVDIVDFPKTKIAVIEHRGSPNLLGATIQRFIEWRKLKRLPPSKSKTFNLVYDDSRITPPEAYRFDVCCQVDTDIQANEQGVVGKEIPAGKCAKIRHVGSEDTLGTAIDYLYANWLEASEYELRDFPIFLERVSFFPEVAEHEMTTDVYLPIL; this is encoded by the coding sequence ATGTCTAACCATCAACATCGTTTTATTGAAGTCGTGCGCTATATCGAAGCAAATCTTGATACCGATATCAATATCGATAAGCTTTGCCATTTGGTACATCTGTCGAAATTTCACTTTCATCGACAGTGTTCTGCGTATTTTGGCATGTCGGTGATATCGCTTGCTCGGCTATTGCGATTAAAACGAGCCGCTTATCAATTGGCTTATCGCGATGAAAAGAATGTGTTAGATGTTGCGTTGGCGAATGGCTATGAGAGTCATGAAGCATTTTCTCGGGCGTTCAAAAAGCACTTTGATATGCGCCCGTCCCAGTTTAGGAAAACGCCTAATTGGGATCTTTGGCAAACTCAATATGAACCTATATTAACGCTGAGGAATAAAATCGTGAAAAAACAACAAGCATTTCAAGTAGATATCGTCGATTTCCCCAAAACTAAGATTGCTGTCATAGAGCATCGTGGTTCGCCAAATTTATTGGGGGCAACTATTCAGCGCTTTATCGAATGGCGAAAGCTTAAAAGACTACCGCCAAGCAAGAGTAAAACTTTTAATTTAGTTTATGACGACTCACGAATTACGCCTCCCGAAGCTTATAGATTTGATGTTTGCTGCCAAGTAGACACTGACATTCAAGCCAATGAACAAGGCGTGGTCGGCAAGGAAATACCTGCTGGGAAATGCGCGAAAATACGGCATGTAGGATCTGAAGATACGTTAGGAACAGCCATTGATTATCTATACGCTAATTGGTTAGAAGCATCTGAATATGAACTACGTGATTTCCCCATTTTTCTTGAGAGAGTGAGTTTTTTTCCAGAAGTTGCTGAGCATGAAATGACGACGGATGTTTATTTGCCGATTCTCTAG